In one Streptomyces sp. NBC_01288 genomic region, the following are encoded:
- a CDS encoding acyl carrier protein, with the protein MDRTDLKDKAQDQAQDTPALGRAELSLTVRTAVSEVLGTEVDDIDETTDLGNDFGIDSLELMDVGARLENALRVKIQVSDLLEARTVGDAVDLLERRMERPV; encoded by the coding sequence ATGGACCGCACGGATCTGAAAGACAAAGCCCAGGACCAGGCCCAGGACACACCTGCGCTCGGCCGGGCGGAGCTGTCCCTCACCGTCAGGACGGCCGTGTCGGAGGTCCTCGGCACCGAGGTGGACGACATCGACGAGACGACCGACCTCGGGAACGACTTCGGCATCGACAGCCTGGAGTTGATGGATGTCGGCGCCCGGCTGGAGAACGCCCTGCGGGTCAAGATCCAGGTCTCCGACCTCCTGGAGGCCAGGACCGTCGGCGACGCCGTCGACCTGCTGGAGCGGCGCATGGAGAGGCCCGTATGA
- a CDS encoding type II toxin-antitoxin system RatA family toxin codes for MPRVEVELPIAVPPETAWAAVVDVEAFPACMDSVDSVTITRQTDDRHRTSAWAVRLKGSVLQWTEDEVIDPVARRFDFRQVTGDLGEFEGHWAVRPAPGGHSTVSLDVTFDIGIPLLADLLNPVAADALRENAAQMLSALERQLLATETQLSAPVSVPPPTRAAEEEPDLV; via the coding sequence ATGCCCCGAGTAGAGGTCGAACTCCCCATCGCCGTACCGCCGGAGACCGCGTGGGCCGCCGTCGTGGACGTGGAGGCCTTCCCCGCGTGCATGGACAGCGTGGACTCCGTCACGATCACCCGGCAGACCGACGACCGGCACCGGACGAGCGCCTGGGCGGTGCGGCTGAAGGGATCCGTGCTCCAGTGGACCGAGGACGAGGTCATCGACCCGGTCGCCCGGCGCTTCGACTTCCGCCAAGTCACCGGCGACCTGGGCGAGTTCGAGGGTCACTGGGCCGTACGGCCCGCGCCGGGCGGGCACAGCACGGTCTCCCTGGACGTCACCTTCGACATCGGCATCCCGCTCCTGGCCGACCTGCTCAACCCGGTCGCGGCGGACGCCCTGCGGGAGAACGCCGCCCAGATGCTGTCGGCGCTGGAACGCCAACTGCTGGCCACCGAAACCCAGTTGAGCGCCCCGGTGAGTGTCCCGCCGCCCACCCGTGCAGCCGAAGAGGAACCCGACCTCGTATGA
- a CDS encoding acyl-CoA dehydrogenase family protein has protein sequence MKFLHHERTTVEALLPGLDAALARHPLVELETAPSPAIAEFRAAGGPALLVPTENAGIGANPLQAVRVQRAVGSRCPSLAVATTMHHFSIAGLVQAATYGTANANANRSANASGAEALLLEAIAKEGLLLASGFAEGNTGQNILGPHITARRTNSGSIVLNGSKMPCSLSRSMDLLTASVMMKDDDGVDRLAVALIPAGSPGLEVRPFWSSPVLAGAESDQVVLTDVELDPAMVVFTQVTADAVPDELNIAGFLWFELLLTAGYIGIASALVERVLDKAGGPQDPTPFLVDIEAAMLGVESVARAMDTEAWSDALLVDALSARYAAQDAIARTTTACQAALGGMAFITAPDSTYLASAATGLTFHPPSRARMGAPLREFLNGAPLRIG, from the coding sequence GTGAAGTTCCTGCACCATGAACGCACCACCGTGGAAGCCCTGTTGCCAGGCCTGGACGCGGCCCTCGCCCGCCACCCGCTGGTCGAGTTGGAGACCGCGCCAAGCCCCGCCATCGCCGAGTTCCGCGCGGCAGGCGGCCCCGCACTCCTGGTACCGACCGAGAACGCGGGCATCGGCGCCAACCCCCTCCAGGCCGTACGGGTACAGCGTGCAGTCGGCTCCCGCTGCCCCTCCCTCGCGGTGGCAACCACCATGCACCACTTCTCGATCGCGGGACTCGTCCAGGCCGCCACGTACGGCACCGCCAACGCCAACGCCAACCGCAGCGCCAACGCCAGCGGCGCGGAAGCCCTACTCCTCGAAGCCATCGCCAAGGAAGGGCTGTTGCTCGCCTCCGGATTCGCAGAGGGCAACACCGGCCAGAACATCCTGGGCCCACACATCACCGCCCGCCGCACGAACAGCGGAAGCATCGTGCTGAACGGCAGCAAGATGCCGTGCAGCCTGTCCCGCTCCATGGACCTCCTGACCGCGTCCGTGATGATGAAGGACGACGACGGGGTCGACCGGCTCGCCGTCGCCCTGATCCCGGCCGGATCACCGGGACTTGAGGTACGCCCCTTCTGGAGCTCCCCCGTGCTCGCGGGCGCCGAGAGCGACCAGGTCGTGCTCACCGATGTCGAACTCGACCCCGCGATGGTGGTGTTCACCCAGGTCACCGCCGACGCCGTACCCGACGAACTGAACATCGCCGGCTTCCTCTGGTTCGAACTCCTGCTGACCGCCGGGTACATCGGGATCGCCAGCGCCCTCGTCGAGCGGGTCCTCGACAAGGCCGGCGGCCCGCAGGACCCGACGCCCTTCCTGGTCGACATCGAGGCCGCGATGCTGGGCGTCGAGTCGGTCGCCCGGGCCATGGACACGGAGGCGTGGAGCGACGCGCTGCTCGTCGACGCCCTGTCGGCCCGGTACGCGGCGCAGGACGCCATCGCCCGCACCACCACGGCCTGCCAGGCGGCGCTCGGCGGCATGGCGTTCATCACCGCGCCCGACAGCACGTACCTCGCCTCCGCCGCCACCGGTCTCACCTTCCACCCGCCGTCGCGGGCCCGCATGGGCGCCCCTTTGCGGGAGTTCCTGAACGGCGCCCCCCTGCGGATCGGCTGA
- a CDS encoding SDR family oxidoreductase, whose amino-acid sequence MRTLVTGATGVVGTEVVDRLRADPSRPGPLTRVARRAPDAEVTTWDIGSEPPPPQLSGHWDVIVHTAASTRWTMSRAEALAANVDPLRAVLALADRDTHVVHVSTAYVGGTRAPEDLRGPEFDGYRNGYEWSKAACESLVREEHDGPLTIVRPPLIVGRRDDGRIARFSGPYTIIHALVSGLAAVVVGDPDGYAEISPVDEVAEAVAAAVLAAPPAAPRVEVIAGGAGSLRLSAMIGIACRTLNEFRAHHGVTGIEQPPFVPPTTWNRFFLPLADQYLSPFQHQAVQLLAMFQSYTSMSSPFEPTRTVHDPGAVMETAVRHWAARKPRLALAQPNPWTLLAA is encoded by the coding sequence ATGCGAACCCTTGTCACCGGCGCCACCGGTGTGGTGGGCACCGAAGTCGTCGACCGGCTGCGCGCGGACCCCTCCCGCCCCGGGCCCCTGACCCGGGTGGCCAGACGGGCGCCGGACGCGGAGGTGACGACCTGGGACATCGGAAGCGAGCCGCCACCGCCGCAGCTCTCGGGCCACTGGGACGTGATCGTGCACACCGCGGCCTCCACCCGCTGGACGATGAGCAGGGCGGAGGCGCTGGCGGCCAACGTGGACCCGCTGCGGGCGGTGCTCGCCCTCGCCGACCGGGACACCCACGTCGTCCACGTCTCGACGGCGTACGTGGGCGGGACGCGGGCCCCGGAGGACCTGCGGGGCCCGGAGTTCGACGGGTACCGCAACGGCTACGAGTGGTCGAAGGCGGCCTGCGAGTCCCTGGTGCGCGAGGAGCACGACGGGCCGCTGACGATCGTGCGGCCGCCGCTGATCGTGGGCCGGCGCGACGACGGGCGGATCGCCCGTTTCTCGGGGCCGTACACGATCATCCACGCCCTGGTCTCCGGCCTCGCCGCGGTCGTCGTCGGCGACCCGGACGGCTACGCGGAGATCAGCCCCGTCGACGAGGTCGCGGAGGCCGTCGCCGCGGCGGTGCTCGCCGCTCCCCCGGCCGCTCCGCGCGTCGAGGTGATCGCGGGCGGCGCCGGCAGCCTGCGCCTCTCCGCGATGATCGGCATCGCCTGCCGCACCCTCAACGAGTTCCGCGCGCACCATGGCGTCACCGGCATCGAGCAGCCGCCGTTCGTCCCGCCCACCACCTGGAACCGCTTCTTCCTGCCGCTCGCGGACCAGTACCTGTCACCGTTCCAGCACCAAGCGGTCCAGCTGCTGGCCATGTTCCAGAGCTACACCAGCATGTCGTCCCCCTTCGAACCCACGCGGACGGTCCACGATCCGGGGGCGGTCATGGAGACGGCGGTACGCCACTGGGCCGCACGCAAGCCGCGGTTGGCACTGGCTCAGCCGAATCCGTGGACTCTGCTCGCCGCGTAA
- a CDS encoding ABC transporter ATP-binding protein, which translates to MLIRLLRTYLRPYRKPIALLVLLQFLQTCATLYLPTLNAHIIDNGVVKGDTGYILSFGALMIGISLVQVVCNTGAVYYGARTAAAVGRDIRGAIFDRVQSFSAREVGQFGAPSLITRTTNDVQQVQMLTLMTFTLLVSAPIMCVGGIILALGLDVPLSGVLIAVVPTLTICVTLIVRRLRPLFRSMQVRLDAVNRVLREQITGNRVIRAFVRDEYEKDRFRKANSDLTEMQLKTGNLLALMFPVVMTTVNLSSIAVVWFGAHRIASGGMQIGDLTAFLAYLMQIVMSVMMATFMFMMVPRAEVCAERIEEVLDTESSVVPPVAPVFELRRHGHLEVRGVGFCYPGAEEPVLKSIDLVARPGETTAVIGSTGSGKSTLLSLVPRLVDATDGEVLVDGVDVSTIDPVLLAKTVGLVPQKPYLFAGTVATNLRYGNPDATDEELWHALEVAQAKGFVEGLENGLDSPIAQGGTNVSGGQRQRLAIARTLVQRPEIYLFDDSFSALDYATDAALRAALSQETAEATVVIVAQRVATIRDADRIVVLDEGRVVGVGRHHELMADNETYREIVLSQLTEAEAA; encoded by the coding sequence GTGCTCATACGACTTCTGCGGACCTATCTCAGGCCCTACAGGAAACCCATCGCCCTGCTGGTGCTGCTGCAGTTCCTGCAGACCTGCGCCACCCTCTACCTGCCCACCCTGAACGCGCACATCATCGACAACGGTGTGGTGAAGGGGGACACCGGTTACATCCTGTCGTTCGGCGCCCTGATGATCGGGATCTCGCTGGTCCAGGTCGTGTGCAACACGGGTGCCGTCTACTACGGCGCGCGCACCGCGGCGGCCGTCGGCCGGGACATCCGGGGTGCCATCTTCGACCGGGTGCAGTCGTTCTCGGCCCGCGAGGTCGGCCAGTTCGGCGCGCCCTCGCTGATCACCCGGACGACCAATGACGTCCAGCAGGTCCAGATGCTGACCCTGATGACGTTCACCCTGCTCGTGTCGGCGCCGATCATGTGCGTCGGCGGGATCATCCTGGCGCTCGGTCTGGACGTGCCGCTGTCCGGCGTGCTGATCGCGGTGGTGCCGACGCTCACCATCTGCGTGACGCTGATCGTGCGCCGGCTGCGGCCGCTGTTCCGGTCGATGCAGGTGCGCCTCGACGCGGTGAACCGGGTGCTGCGCGAGCAGATCACCGGCAACCGCGTGATCCGCGCCTTCGTCCGGGACGAGTACGAGAAGGACCGGTTCCGCAAGGCCAACAGCGATCTCACCGAGATGCAGCTGAAGACCGGCAACCTGCTCGCGCTGATGTTCCCGGTGGTCATGACCACGGTGAACCTGTCGTCGATCGCCGTCGTGTGGTTCGGCGCGCACCGGATCGCGAGTGGCGGGATGCAGATCGGTGATCTGACCGCGTTCCTCGCCTATCTGATGCAGATCGTGATGTCCGTGATGATGGCCACCTTCATGTTCATGATGGTGCCGCGCGCGGAGGTCTGCGCCGAGCGCATCGAGGAGGTCCTCGACACGGAGAGCAGTGTCGTACCCCCGGTGGCCCCCGTCTTCGAGCTGCGCCGGCACGGGCATCTGGAGGTCCGCGGGGTCGGCTTCTGTTACCCGGGCGCCGAGGAACCCGTACTGAAGTCCATCGACCTGGTGGCCCGCCCGGGCGAGACGACGGCCGTGATCGGCTCGACCGGCAGCGGAAAGTCCACCCTTCTGAGTCTGGTCCCGCGCCTGGTTGACGCGACCGACGGCGAGGTCCTCGTCGACGGGGTCGACGTCTCGACCATCGACCCGGTCCTGCTCGCCAAGACGGTCGGCCTGGTCCCGCAGAAGCCGTACCTCTTCGCGGGCACGGTCGCGACCAACCTTCGCTACGGCAATCCCGACGCGACCGACGAGGAGTTGTGGCACGCGCTGGAGGTGGCGCAGGCCAAGGGCTTCGTCGAGGGGCTGGAGAACGGACTGGACTCCCCCATCGCGCAGGGCGGCACGAACGTCTCCGGCGGTCAGCGGCAGCGGCTCGCGATCGCGCGGACACTGGTGCAGCGGCCGGAGATCTACCTCTTCGACGACTCCTTCTCCGCCCTCGACTACGCGACCGACGCGGCGCTGCGGGCGGCGCTCTCGCAGGAGACCGCCGAGGCGACCGTGGTGATCGTGGCGCAGCGGGTGGCGACGATCAGGGACGCGGACCGGATCGTCGTACTCGACGAGGGACGGGTCGTGGGGGTGGGGCGCCATCACGAGTTGATGGCGGACAACGAGACGTATCGGGAGATCGTGCTCTCCCAGTTGACGGAAGCGGAGGCTGCCTGA
- a CDS encoding beta-ketoacyl-[acyl-carrier-protein] synthase family protein, which yields MNGTSSSGRTRVVVTGLGVRSPAGNDVESAYARLLAAESTAAVAKHLVEAEPEVAVEMACLVPEFDIEPYITRRERRQLDRAAELLLCAAVDAVSDAGELALADLPSARVGVQVGTGMGGLGTMEGTTFDHGANPMAMPVHTVPRTMANSAACRVAMRYGFRGNCATYATACASGTTAIGEAARRIRYGELDAAVAGGVDAPVTTTIVGAFAKMRALSRRCDEPDRASRPFDTDRDGFVMGEGAAVLVLERRDLALARGARIYGEIAGYAANCDAFHIAAPDPEAATAAECMRLAVADAGLAPADIGHISAHGTSTVLNDRSEATAVHRCFAGQSPPLTAVKGVSGHLIGGSGALEALLGLLCADRGVVPPIANTLGSPEADLVDVVIGRRRTIARGPVLSNSFGFGGQNACLVLTPPA from the coding sequence ATGAACGGCACCTCCTCTTCCGGGCGGACCCGGGTCGTCGTCACCGGCCTCGGGGTCAGGTCGCCCGCGGGCAACGACGTCGAGTCGGCGTACGCGCGGCTGCTCGCCGCCGAGTCGACCGCGGCCGTAGCCAAGCATCTGGTGGAGGCGGAGCCCGAGGTCGCCGTCGAAATGGCGTGCCTGGTACCGGAGTTCGACATCGAGCCCTACATCACCCGGCGGGAGCGGCGTCAACTCGACCGCGCGGCCGAGCTGTTGCTCTGCGCGGCCGTGGACGCGGTCTCCGACGCGGGCGAGTTGGCGCTCGCCGACCTCCCGTCCGCGCGGGTGGGCGTCCAGGTCGGCACGGGGATGGGCGGTCTGGGGACGATGGAGGGCACGACGTTCGACCACGGCGCGAACCCGATGGCGATGCCGGTGCACACCGTCCCCAGGACCATGGCGAACTCGGCGGCCTGCCGGGTGGCGATGCGCTACGGCTTCCGCGGCAACTGCGCCACCTACGCCACCGCCTGCGCGAGCGGCACCACCGCGATCGGCGAGGCGGCCCGCCGCATCCGATACGGCGAGTTGGACGCAGCGGTGGCGGGCGGCGTCGACGCGCCCGTCACGACCACCATCGTGGGCGCCTTCGCCAAGATGCGGGCCCTGTCCCGGCGTTGCGACGAACCGGACCGGGCCAGCCGCCCCTTCGACACCGACCGCGACGGCTTCGTCATGGGCGAGGGCGCCGCCGTACTCGTCCTGGAGCGACGCGACCTGGCGCTCGCCAGGGGAGCCCGGATCTACGGCGAGATCGCGGGCTACGCGGCCAACTGCGACGCCTTCCACATCGCCGCGCCGGACCCCGAGGCGGCCACGGCGGCCGAGTGCATGCGGCTGGCCGTCGCGGACGCCGGGCTCGCACCGGCCGACATCGGGCACATCAGCGCGCACGGCACGTCGACGGTGCTCAACGACAGGTCGGAGGCGACCGCGGTCCACCGGTGCTTCGCGGGACAGTCGCCGCCGCTGACCGCCGTCAAGGGCGTGAGCGGTCATCTCATCGGCGGATCAGGCGCGTTGGAGGCGCTGCTGGGCCTGCTCTGTGCCGACCGGGGTGTGGTCCCGCCGATCGCGAACACGCTCGGCAGCCCGGAGGCCGACCTGGTGGACGTGGTGATCGGCAGGCGCCGCACGATCGCGCGCGGGCCCGTGCTGTCCAACTCCTTCGGTTTCGGCGGCCAGAACGCGTGCCTGGTCCTGACCCCACCGGCGTGA
- a CDS encoding GNAT family N-acetyltransferase: MEPAAADTACRVEVLRSIDFLPESVWHRLAPPDDPMWSRTVFEAMEGGSIGPDSYAYLVVRRGPHTEAVLPLALFRNLRLDDIVGPRERQSLAPARKLTPRLLRVPMLFCGNFLGQGHVLTAGPLTDEVGRLLVDGVLRFARTEGLGTVVFKDFTPAGLNPLRTALGSAGFFPAQSMPDTELPLSAASFDEYIEQLPAKPRRNARSNLRKFAAHPGLRMETVEDFRPLVPQMLGLYRQVMDRADQRLDVLDADFLTTLAASPGPDRRLVACFDGDHGDRLVAFLLCLFSGSGATGARIGLDYALAHESRLYHNVHYAAIRLALDAGCHHIRFAQTAYTPKIEFDCRLIQQSYAITHLRPLPRAVLRRLLPAALAAARTQALGPHVPARATRPPNRPDQEGAPSPCPE; encoded by the coding sequence ATGGAGCCCGCCGCCGCCGACACCGCCTGCCGCGTCGAGGTACTGCGCTCGATCGACTTCCTGCCGGAGTCGGTCTGGCACCGACTCGCCCCGCCGGACGACCCGATGTGGTCCCGCACCGTCTTCGAGGCCATGGAGGGCGGCTCCATCGGCCCGGACAGTTATGCCTACTTGGTCGTCCGCAGAGGCCCGCACACCGAGGCCGTACTACCCCTGGCACTCTTCCGGAACCTGCGCCTCGACGACATCGTCGGCCCGCGTGAGCGCCAATCCCTCGCCCCTGCAAGGAAATTGACACCCCGTCTGCTGCGGGTGCCGATGCTCTTCTGCGGGAACTTCCTCGGCCAGGGCCACGTCCTCACCGCCGGGCCGCTCACCGACGAGGTCGGCCGGTTGCTGGTCGACGGCGTACTCCGGTTCGCGCGCACCGAAGGTCTCGGCACCGTGGTCTTCAAGGACTTCACCCCGGCCGGTCTCAACCCACTGCGCACCGCCCTCGGTTCGGCGGGTTTCTTCCCCGCGCAGAGCATGCCCGACACCGAACTCCCGCTGTCCGCAGCGTCGTTCGACGAGTACATCGAGCAACTCCCGGCCAAACCACGGCGCAACGCACGCAGCAACCTCCGTAAATTCGCCGCCCACCCGGGACTGCGGATGGAGACCGTCGAGGACTTCCGCCCGCTCGTACCGCAGATGCTCGGCCTCTACCGACAGGTCATGGACCGGGCGGACCAGCGGCTCGACGTCCTCGACGCCGACTTCCTCACCACCCTCGCGGCCTCCCCCGGGCCGGACCGACGCCTCGTGGCCTGCTTCGACGGCGACCACGGCGACCGTCTCGTCGCCTTCCTGCTCTGCCTGTTCAGCGGCTCCGGCGCCACCGGCGCGCGCATCGGCCTCGACTACGCGCTGGCGCACGAGTCCCGCCTCTACCACAACGTGCACTACGCGGCGATCCGCCTGGCCCTCGACGCGGGCTGCCACCACATCCGCTTCGCGCAGACCGCGTACACCCCGAAGATCGAGTTCGACTGCCGCCTGATCCAGCAGTCGTACGCGATCACTCATCTACGTCCGCTACCGCGCGCGGTGCTGCGCCGGCTGCTGCCCGCCGCCCTCGCGGCGGCACGGACCCAGGCGCTCGGCCCGCACGTACCCGCCCGGGCCACGCGTCCCCCGAACCGCCCCGACCAGGAAGGTGCCCCCTCGCCATGCCCCGAGTAG
- a CDS encoding aspartate aminotransferase family protein → MTTTIGAPSDTFDLIRRHLSPRLALTGSFAGRGATEVSGDGCRVTLSDGRTALDFGSYAVTLLGHRHPDVLAAVRAQLDTMPTSTRSLANPTAAGAAAHLAEYFQQALPKVYFGLNGADAVEVAVKLARLATGRGRVVAVEGGFHGKSLGALALTHSPLFRRGLLGTDVDVVHVSPDDPGAVLREVRGGQVAAVVFEPVQGENGAAVLSVDVLRQWCADAQRYGTFTIADEIQCGLRRCGERSVALAAGLPVDAVLVGKPLGGGVVPLSALVCSEELYAPLSADPFLHSATFGGHPLSCAALPAALTAIEGAAEHGARLAAALDSALAELVGRHGKLIAGIRGEGLLRGIDFTSSGVAGSVVVELAGAGLLVSPCLGRPGTVRLLPPLVSTEADIAEAADILDTAITVAARRGAPGDRP, encoded by the coding sequence ATGACCACGACCATCGGAGCCCCCTCCGACACCTTCGACCTGATCCGGCGTCACCTCTCCCCCCGGCTCGCCCTGACCGGTTCGTTCGCGGGCCGGGGCGCGACCGAGGTGTCCGGAGACGGCTGCCGGGTGACGCTGTCCGACGGGCGTACGGCACTCGACTTCGGTTCGTACGCCGTCACGCTGCTCGGCCACCGGCACCCGGACGTGCTCGCCGCCGTACGCGCACAGCTCGACACGATGCCCACCTCGACCCGCAGCCTCGCCAACCCGACGGCCGCCGGCGCCGCCGCCCACCTCGCGGAGTACTTCCAACAGGCCTTGCCCAAGGTGTACTTCGGGCTCAACGGCGCCGACGCCGTCGAGGTCGCCGTCAAACTCGCGCGCCTCGCCACCGGACGCGGCCGGGTCGTGGCGGTGGAGGGCGGCTTCCACGGCAAGTCGCTCGGCGCGCTCGCGCTCACCCACAGTCCCCTGTTCCGGCGGGGCCTGCTGGGCACGGACGTCGATGTCGTCCACGTCTCGCCCGACGACCCCGGCGCCGTGCTGCGGGAGGTCCGGGGCGGGCAGGTCGCCGCGGTCGTCTTCGAACCGGTCCAGGGCGAGAACGGCGCGGCCGTCCTGTCCGTCGACGTCCTGCGCCAGTGGTGCGCCGACGCCCAGCGCTACGGGACGTTCACCATCGCCGACGAGATCCAGTGCGGGCTGCGCCGCTGCGGGGAGCGTTCCGTCGCCCTCGCGGCCGGTCTGCCCGTCGACGCCGTCCTGGTCGGCAAGCCGCTGGGCGGAGGTGTCGTACCGCTGTCGGCGCTGGTCTGCTCCGAGGAGTTGTACGCCCCGCTGAGCGCCGACCCCTTCCTCCACTCGGCAACCTTCGGGGGCCACCCGCTCAGCTGCGCGGCGCTGCCCGCCGCGCTCACCGCGATCGAGGGGGCGGCCGAACACGGAGCGCGACTCGCCGCCGCGTTGGACAGCGCCCTGGCCGAACTCGTCGGCAGGCACGGCAAGTTGATCGCCGGAATCCGCGGCGAGGGCCTGCTGCGCGGTATCGACTTCACCAGTTCCGGAGTGGCCGGCTCGGTGGTGGTCGAACTCGCCGGTGCCGGGCTGCTGGTGTCGCCGTGCCTGGGCCGCCCGGGCACCGTACGGCTGCTGCCGCCGCTGGTCAGCACCGAGGCGGACATCGCGGAGGCGGCCGACATCCTCGACACGGCGATCACCGTGGCGGCGCGACGCGGCGCGCCGGGTGACCGGCCGTAG
- a CDS encoding xylulokinase, translating to MGIVAGLDSSPDFTRIVVCDTDTGSVLRQGYAPHPVETETEGGGRPSDVDPQAWLLSLGEAAGGGLLEGVQAIGVSAQQNALVPLDSQGNTVRPAMVGGDKRAQVAAADLIDALGGREAWAQAVGSVPQAAQPVTKLRWLNRTEPDNARRTTALLQAHDWLVWQLLGRPARRTTDRGGASGTGYWSAASGGYRPDLVELALGHQAMLPEVIGPSDAAGTTPEGLLISAGTGETMAAAFGLGIGFGDAVVSLGASGSVMAVHHEALVDQSGMITSLADATGMQLPVVTTLNAVRTLRGAAELLGLPDLESLSELAMKSTPGAHGLVFLPYLEGERTPNLPHTAGTLAGLRRESMKAEHLARAAFEGMLCGLADALDVLRGRGVAVRRLFLLGSAAELPAVQAAAPALFGTQIVVPQPADYAAIGAARQAAWALGVSQGTLDPRNPPPWQGPVAQVFEPGDELAVGQAVRQQYVSVREQTHPGAFRS from the coding sequence ATGGGGATAGTCGCCGGGTTGGACAGTTCGCCCGATTTCACTCGTATCGTCGTCTGCGACACGGACACGGGGTCCGTGCTCAGGCAGGGATATGCACCGCATCCGGTCGAAACCGAGACCGAGGGCGGCGGGCGGCCCTCCGATGTCGATCCACAGGCCTGGCTGCTGTCGCTGGGTGAGGCGGCCGGCGGGGGGCTGCTCGAAGGCGTGCAGGCCATCGGTGTGTCCGCGCAGCAGAACGCGCTCGTGCCGTTGGACTCGCAGGGCAACACCGTGCGGCCCGCGATGGTCGGCGGTGACAAGCGGGCGCAGGTCGCGGCGGCCGATCTGATCGACGCGCTCGGCGGGCGCGAGGCGTGGGCGCAGGCGGTGGGTTCCGTACCGCAGGCCGCGCAGCCCGTCACCAAGCTCCGCTGGCTGAACCGGACCGAGCCCGACAACGCCCGGCGGACGACCGCGCTGCTCCAGGCCCATGACTGGCTCGTGTGGCAGTTGCTCGGGCGGCCGGCGCGGAGGACGACCGACCGGGGTGGGGCTTCCGGGACCGGCTACTGGTCCGCCGCCAGCGGCGGTTACCGGCCCGATCTCGTCGAACTCGCCCTCGGCCACCAGGCCATGCTCCCCGAGGTGATCGGCCCCTCGGACGCGGCCGGTACGACCCCGGAGGGGCTGCTGATCTCCGCCGGCACCGGCGAGACCATGGCCGCCGCCTTCGGGCTCGGGATCGGGTTCGGGGACGCGGTCGTGTCGCTCGGCGCCTCCGGGTCCGTGATGGCCGTGCACCACGAGGCGCTCGTCGACCAGAGCGGGATGATCACCTCGCTGGCCGACGCGACCGGGATGCAGCTGCCGGTCGTCACCACGCTGAATGCCGTACGGACCCTGCGCGGGGCCGCCGAGCTGCTCGGGCTGCCCGATCTGGAGAGTCTGTCCGAGCTGGCGATGAAGTCGACGCCCGGGGCGCACGGGCTGGTGTTCCTGCCGTATCTGGAGGGTGAGCGGACGCCCAATCTGCCGCACACCGCGGGGACGTTGGCCGGGCTGCGGCGGGAGTCGATGAAGGCGGAGCATCTGGCGCGGGCCGCCTTCGAGGGCATGCTGTGCGGGCTCGCGGACGCGCTCGACGTGCTGCGCGGACGCGGTGTGGCCGTACGGCGGCTCTTCCTGCTCGGGTCGGCGGCGGAGCTGCCCGCCGTACAGGCCGCGGCGCCCGCGCTCTTCGGGACCCAGATCGTCGTACCGCAGCCCGCCGACTACGCCGCGATCGGCGCCGCCCGGCAGGCCGCCTGGGCGCTCGGGGTCTCCCAGGGCACCCTGGACCCGCGCAACCCGCCGCCCTGGCAGGGACCGGTCGCCCAGGTCTTCGAGCCCGGCGACGAGTTGGCCGTAGGACAGGCCGTGCGGCAGCAGTACGTGTCCGTACGGGAGCAGACCCATCCGGGCGCGTTCCGCTCGTAG